From Paenibacillus sp. FSL H8-0537:
TCCTTAAATTGCGTTTCGGCATCAGCTGCCTTATTGACGTCCGGATGATACTTTCGCGCGAGCTGACGATACGATTTCTTAATGTCATCCGCTGAAGCGTCTTTACCTACACCCAGAACCTCATAATAATCTCTTTTTGACAAACGGTATCACCTCCGCCCATAAATGTGTTGGATAAGCTGGGACAAAACAATTGGGTATGTGCGCCAAGGTCGTAACTGCGAGAAAGGGTGGACTTTCGGCCGCTGTTGTTTTCTGATTTCTTGAATTATTCCTCTTGAGGAAAAAATCCGAAAACAAAGGCGGACGCTGCCGCTCCTACAGTTCCACCCTTTCTCTCCGTTACTCCCATGCTACATATATCTCTTTTGTTCAACTTATCCTTTAAAGAAAGTATAGCTTCGCCTCAATTATTCGTCGAAGCTTTTATGATGACATAATCATGGAACAAGGTCAAAGACAGGGGAAGCCCTGTCTTTGACCTCTTCCGCGCTACAAGCTTAGTTTTTGTCGTCAACTACTTCGTAGTCAGCGTCAACCACATTGTCTTTGCCTTTTGCTTCCGGCTGCTCGCCTTCTGCGCCTGGCTGTCCAGCCGCTTGCTCATACAGCTTCACGGATAGCTGCTGTACAATTTCAGTCAGCTCATCAGAAGCTGCTTTGATTTCCTCCAGATTGTCGGTTGCAAGCGAAGCCGTTACTTTTTCTTTCGCAACGTTTGCTTTTTCGATTTCTTCTGGAGCTACTTTATCGCCAAGATCTTTAATCGTTTTGTCTACCGAGTATACGAGTTGGTCAGCGTTGTTTTTCGCTTCTACCAGCTCACGGCGTTTGCGGTCTTCTTCCGCATTCAGCTCGGCATCCTTCATCATTTGTTCAATTTCCGCGTCGCTTAGGCCGCTGGAAGAAGTGATTGTGATTTTTTGGCTTTTGCCTGTGCCTTTATCCAGTGCAGATACGTTAACGATACCGTTCGCATCGATGTCAAAAGTAACTTCAATTTGCGGTACGCCGCGCGGTGCAAGAGGAATATCGCTCAGGGTGAAACGGCCCAGCGTTTTGTTGCCCGCTGCCATTTCGCGCTCGCCTTGCAGGACGTGAATTTCAACGCCAGGCTGATTGTCAGCATACGTCGAATACACTTGCGATTTGCTTGTTGGAATCGTTGTGTTGCGGTCAATCATCTTCGTGAAGACGCCGCCTGCTGTTTCAATACCAAGGGAAAGCGGAGTAACGTCAAGCAATACAACGTCTTTAACGTCGCCAGTCAATACGCCTGCTTGAACGGCTGCGCCCAAGGCAACAACCTCATCCGGGTTAACGCCTTTGTGCGGATCTTTGCCGATCAGCTTTTTAACGGCTTCTTGTACGGCAGGAATACGCGTTGAACCACCAACAAGAACAACCTTGTCGATTTGGCTTGCGGACAGGCCGGAATCGCTCAGCGCTTGACGAGTTGGTTTCAGCGTACGCTCTACGAGGTCAGCTGCCAGTTCTTCAAATTTTGCACGAGTCAGGTTCGTTTCCATATGCTGAGGAACGCCATCTACCATCGTAATAAACGGCAGCGAAATCGTTGTCGACATAACGCCGGACAGTTCTTTTTTCGCTTTTTCAGCAGCATCTTTCAGACGTTGTACAGCCGCTTTATCTTTGGAAAGGTCTGCGCCTTGCTCTTTTTTGAATTCAGCTACAAGGTGATCGATAATGACTTGGTCAAAATCGTCGCCGCCCAGCTTGTTGTCGCCGCTTGTTGCTTTAACTTCGAAGAAGCCATCGCCAAGCTCAAGGATCGATACGTCAAATGTACCGCCGCCAAGGTCATAAACGAGGATCGTTTGATCTTCTGTTTTCTCAAGGCCGTAAGCAAGAGCTGCTGCTGTCGGCTCGTTGACGATACGAAGAACTTCCAGACCTGCGATTTTACCAGCATCTTTCGTCGCTTGACGCTGGCTGTCATTGAAGTAGGCAGGAACCGTAATAACGGCTTGCGTTACGGTTTGGCCTAAATAAGCTTCTGCATCAGACTTCAGCTTTTGCAAAATGATTGCGGAAATTTCTTGTGGCGAATAATCTTTGCCATCAATGCTTTCCTTATGGTTTGTACCAATGTGGCGCTTGATCGAAATAATCGTGCGGTCAGGGTTAGTGATCGCTTGGCGCTTCGCGCTTTCGCCAACGATACGCTCGCCGTCTTTTTTGAAACCAACGACCGAAGGGGTTGTACGGCTGCCTTCCGGGTTAGGAATAACGACAGCTTCGCCGCCCTCCATTACTGCAACGCAAGAGTTTGTTGTACCAAGGTCGATACCGATTACTTTACTCATCGTGAATTTCCTCCTTATAATGGTTCTT
This genomic window contains:
- the dnaK gene encoding molecular chaperone DnaK, which codes for MSKVIGIDLGTTNSCVAVMEGGEAVVIPNPEGSRTTPSVVGFKKDGERIVGESAKRQAITNPDRTIISIKRHIGTNHKESIDGKDYSPQEISAIILQKLKSDAEAYLGQTVTQAVITVPAYFNDSQRQATKDAGKIAGLEVLRIVNEPTAAALAYGLEKTEDQTILVYDLGGGTFDVSILELGDGFFEVKATSGDNKLGGDDFDQVIIDHLVAEFKKEQGADLSKDKAAVQRLKDAAEKAKKELSGVMSTTISLPFITMVDGVPQHMETNLTRAKFEELAADLVERTLKPTRQALSDSGLSASQIDKVVLVGGSTRIPAVQEAVKKLIGKDPHKGVNPDEVVALGAAVQAGVLTGDVKDVVLLDVTPLSLGIETAGGVFTKMIDRNTTIPTSKSQVYSTYADNQPGVEIHVLQGEREMAAGNKTLGRFTLSDIPLAPRGVPQIEVTFDIDANGIVNVSALDKGTGKSQKITITSSSGLSDAEIEQMMKDAELNAEEDRKRRELVEAKNNADQLVYSVDKTIKDLGDKVAPEEIEKANVAKEKVTASLATDNLEEIKAASDELTEIVQQLSVKLYEQAAGQPGAEGEQPEAKGKDNVVDADYEVVDDKN